The genomic segment ACCTATTATATCGGCAAAAACCGTAAGTATCGGCAGCATTATCATTATCGAAATAAACCTTGGAACAGCAAGGTATTTTACAGGATTTGTACCCAGGAGATGAAGTGCATCAATCTGCTCAGTAACTTTCATTGTCCCAAGTTCTGCAGCAATAGCTGCTCCGACCCGACCGGCAATAACCATTGCAGTTAAAACAGGACCTAATTCCTTAACTATTGAAAATCCGACAACACTACCTATATAAATTGGTTCGTTGAAAATATTCTTTGTTGAATATGCCGTTTGCAAAGCTAAAACCATTCCCGTAAAAGCAGATGTTAAAACTATAACTGGTATGGACATTACACCTATTGCTATCATTTGATTTGTAATGTTCTTCCTGTCATATTTTTTAACAATTAGATTTTGAAATACATCCAAAAACATCTTAAAGGCACTACCTACCTCTTCAGATATTTCCATGAATTCCCGTCCGATTAAGTAAATAATTTTATAAATAATTCTCATCTATAAATCCTTGGAACTCTTTTTGAAATGGATGTGACAATTTCATAATTTATTGTACCGCATCTATTAGCGACTTCTTCTGCAGTGATTTTTTCTTTTCCCTGAGAACCAATAACCACTACCACATCCCCCAACGATACATTTTTAATATCAGTAACATCTATCATTGTCATATCCATACAAACGTTACCGACAACAGGTGCTCTTTTACCTCTTACCAGAACTTCTGCATTATTTGAATTATATCTGAAAAAACCATCAGCATAACCAATAGGTATTGTAGCTATTTTTGACTGCTTTTTAGTAAAAAATGTCCTGCAGTAACTTATTGACGTTTTTCCGACGACTGTTTTTAAGAAAGTTATTTTTGTTTTAAGAGATAATACAGGTTTTGTGGGTATAACTTTGTCTGAATTATTAAACGGTAAAAGCCCGTAAACTAAAAGTCCGGGTCTAACCATATTAAAATGTGAACTTTCATATTTTGCAATAGAAGCACTTGCCGCTGTATGCATATAGTTTGCTGAAATATGTTCTGTTGTTTTCCTGAATTCCGAAATCTGCTTTTTAGTAAAATCTTTTGATTCAGAAGCACAGGCAAGGTGTGTATAAATCCCGTCCATTCTGATATTTTTTAATCCTTCTGCTTTTTTTACTGCTAATACTGCATCATCCTTAGTCAACCCTATCCTGCCCATTCCGGTATCAATTTTTAGATGAAACCGTACTTTTCCATTAAATCGTTTAGCACAATTATCAAGTGCTTTCATACCAGAAATATTTGACACGGTCGGTATAAGATTATATTTTATTACTTCAGAAAAACCTTCAAACGGATAGATACTCCCAAATACCAAAATATCTTTTTTTATCCCGGCGTTCCGCAACTCTATACCTTCTTCAATTGTTGCTACACCGAAAATCCTTACAACTGATTTTTCTAATATCCTCGCAATTTCAACAGCACCGTGACCATATCCATCGGCTTTAATCACTGCAAGAATATTAACATTTTTGCCGATAAACCTTTTTATAACTTCAATATTATGTCTTATATTTTCTAGATTAATTTCTACATATGTAGGTCTTAAAATTTTCATCTGGTTTTACAAAAAGATATTTTTTCAATGTAGATTGCACCAGTAATCTCTGTGTTATCTATCATTTACTGGCGTTTTCAAATCTTGTGTATTCTTTGAAAAATCTTAGTTTTACAGTGTCGGTCTTGCCATTTCTGTTTTTGGCAATAATTATGTCAGCATCACTCACAGGACTTGCTGCTTCAATACCGTCAAGTTTATATAAGCTCGGCTGATAAATCATTAAAACCAAATCAGCATCCTGTTCAATAGCACCGGATTCCCTTAAATCTGCAAGACGTGGACGGCCTGCCTGGTTTCCGGTTCTCTTTTCAGGTTCTCTTGATAATTGTGATAAAGCAATTATAGGAACACTTATATCTTTGGCCATGATTTTTAATGAACGGGAAATTTCTGCGATATCCTGCTGCCTATATTCGGAACGTCCGGTCTTACCTGACATAAGCTGCAGATAATCAATAATAATAAGATCAAGTCCTTTAATTTCGGAATCAAGCCGCCGCGCACGGGCTTTCATTTCCAAAACAGAAACTGCCGCTGAGTCATCTATAAATATTTTTGCTTCTTTTAATTTACCTGCTGCTGTCGTTATCCGAGGCCAGTCGTCCTTTGCCATATACCCGTTCCTGACTCTCTCACTGGCTACCCGTGCCTGAGAACACAAAAATCTTGTAAATAATTCATCATTTGACATTTCAAGCGAGAAAATTAAAACAGATTTTTTATGGAAGAGTGCCGCGTTTTCAGCAATATTCATACAAAGAGAGGTTTTACCTGTACTGGGACGACCTGCAATAATGATTAA from the Elusimicrobiota bacterium genome contains:
- a CDS encoding ABC transporter permease; its protein translation is MRIIYKIIYLIGREFMEISEEVGSAFKMFLDVFQNLIVKKYDRKNITNQMIAIGVMSIPVIVLTSAFTGMVLALQTAYSTKNIFNEPIYIGSVVGFSIVKELGPVLTAMVIAGRVGAAIAAELGTMKVTEQIDALHLLGTNPVKYLAVPRFISIMIMLPILTVFADIIGILGGFFVSIYKLGIAPAVYKNDILDYMRIEDLMHGLIKVVFFALIIVTVACHKGFNCEGGAEGVGRATTQTVVISMVMILVSDYFLTALLVLLGVG
- the alr gene encoding alanine racemase; this translates as MKILRPTYVEINLENIRHNIEVIKRFIGKNVNILAVIKADGYGHGAVEIARILEKSVVRIFGVATIEEGIELRNAGIKKDILVFGSIYPFEGFSEVIKYNLIPTVSNISGMKALDNCAKRFNGKVRFHLKIDTGMGRIGLTKDDAVLAVKKAEGLKNIRMDGIYTHLACASESKDFTKKQISEFRKTTEHISANYMHTAASASIAKYESSHFNMVRPGLLVYGLLPFNNSDKVIPTKPVLSLKTKITFLKTVVGKTSISYCRTFFTKKQSKIATIPIGYADGFFRYNSNNAEVLVRGKRAPVVGNVCMDMTMIDVTDIKNVSLGDVVVVIGSQGKEKITAEEVANRCGTINYEIVTSISKRVPRIYR
- the dnaB gene encoding replicative DNA helicase; its protein translation is MNGNLTEIVPPHSLEAERAVLGSMLIEKEAIEIVFDILSENDFYSTAHKLIFKEIIDLYDKNRGDVDILLISESLKSEQMILQLGGNAYLTSLVDTVVTAANVENYAKIVKDKSVLRELISAGRKIVGGATGQVDDVGEIVDSVAQMIFNISEKRVIKGPVRVADLINQSLDNIEAIYENKEKVPGIPSGFVDLDNITGGFRKSNLIIIAGRPSTGKTSLCMNIAENAALFHKKSVLIFSLEMSNDELFTRFLCSQARVASERVRNGYMAKDDWPRITTAAGKLKEAKIFIDDSAAVSVLEMKARARRLDSEIKGLDLIIIDYLQLMSGKTGRSEYRQQDIAEISRSLKIMAKDISVPIIALSQLSREPEKRTGNQAGRPRLADLRESGAIEQDADLVLMIYQPSLYKLDGIEAASPVSDADIIIAKNRNGKTDTVKLRFFKEYTRFENASK